One Denticeps clupeoides chromosome 12, fDenClu1.1, whole genome shotgun sequence genomic window carries:
- the grm6b gene encoding glutamate receptor, metabotropic 6b, with product MTMASQLPRHCGPSCIALSHSSTWSPLLWMLLLGFSPHSSAHQRTVSHSIKIEGDITLGGLFPVHSKGPAGVVCGEIKKEKGIHRMEAMLYALDQINSDPDLLPNITLGARILDTCSRDTYALEQSLSFVQALIQRDNSDVRCSNGEPPIIPKPEQVVGVIGASASSVSIMVANVLRLFDIPQISYASTAPELSDSNRYNFFSRVVPPDSMQAQAMVDIVKAMGWNYVSTLASEGNYGESGVDAFMQISREAGGLCIAQSIRIPREPRKGEFDKIIKRLMETSNARGVIIFANEDDIKRVLEAAKRANLTGHFLFVGSDSWGAKSSPILNQEDVAEGAVTILPKRASVEGFDQYFTTRSLENNRRNLWFAEFWEDDFKCRITRTGIKVENGLRKCTGEERIGRDSAYEQEGKVQFVIDAVYAMAHALHTMHIDLCPGFMGVCDKMDPVEGAMLLRYIRAVNFNGSAGTGVMFNENGDAPGRYDIFQYQLSNTTNPGYKLIGQWNNHLRLNMEDMLWPGGEHQVPDSVCSFPCESGERKRMVKGVPCCWHCELCDGYQYLADEFNCDICPYNMRPNKNRTDCRPTPIIKLEWSSPWAIIPVFIAVLGILATTGVIVTFIRFNDTPIVRASGRELSYVLLTGIFLIYLITFLMIAEPGTVVCAFRRLLLGLGMCISYSAMLTKTNRIYRIFEQGKKSVTPPKFISPTSQLIITFILISVQLLAIFIWFGVVPPHSYIDYEELRPPNPEDARGILKCDMSDLSLISCLSYSMFLMVTCTVYAIKSRGVPETFNEAKPIGFTMYTTCIIWLAFVPIFFGTAQSAQKMFIQTTTLTVSMSLSATVSLGMLYIPKVYVIIFHPEQNVQKRKRSFKSVAQAATASSHLSQKSNDKQNGETKIEPDRSQ from the exons ATGACCATGGCATCTCAGCTGCCACGCCACTGTGGACCATCGTGCATAGCCCTCTCACACTCCAGTACCTGGTCACCGCTCCTATGGATGCTTCTGCTGGGCTTCAGCCCGCACTCGTCAGCCCACCAGCGCACCGTCTCACACTCCATCAAAATCGAGGGGGACATCACACTGGGAGGCCTGTTCCCGGTTCACTCCAAAGGACCCGCTGGGGTGGTGTGTGGGGAGATCAAAAAGGAGAAAGGCATCCACCGCATGGAGGCCATGCTCTACGCCCTGGACCAGATAAACAGCGACCCAGACCTACTCCCCAACATCACGCTGGGGGCCAGGATACTGGACACGTGCTCCAGAGACACATACGCCCTGGAACAGTCGCTCAGCTTCGTCCAGGCCCTGATTCAGAGGGACAACTCGGACGTGCGCTGCTCCAATGGCGAGCCACCCATCATCCCCAAGCCTGAGCAGGTGGTGGGCGTGATCGGCGCATCTGCCAGTTCTGTGTCCATCATGGTGGCCAACGTCCTGAGGCTCTTTGAC ATCCCTCAGATCAGCTATGCCTCCACTGCACCAGAGCTGAGTGACAGCAACCGCTACAACTTCTTCTCCAGAGTGGTACCCCCAGACTCCATGCAGGCCCAAGCCATGGTAGACATAGTGAAGGCCATGGGTTGGAACTATGTTTCTACACTGGCATCAGAGGGCAACTATGGAGAAAGTGGAGTTGATGCGTTCATGCAGATCTCCAGGGAAGCAG gGGGGCTGTGTATTGCCCAGTCCATTAGGATTCCTAGAGAGCCCAGGAAAGGGGAGTTTGACAAGATCATTAAAAGACTAATGGAGACCTCCAATGCCCGAGGGGTTATCATCTTTGCTAATGAGGATGACATCAA ACGTGTGCTGGAAGCTGCGAAGAGGGCAAACCTCACTGGCCATTTCCTATTTGTGGGATCTGACAGTTGGGGTGCTAAGAGTTCACCCATCTTAAACCAAGAGGATGTGGCTGAAGGTGCTGTTACCATTTTGCCAAAAAGAGCTTCTGTTGAAG GATTCGACCAGTACTTCACCACTAGATCCTTGGAGAACAATCGCAGAAACCTCTGGTTTGCTGAATTCTGGGAGGATGATTTTAAGTGTAGAATTACAAGGACTGGCATAAAGGTGGAGAACGGACTGAGGAAATGTACAG GTGAGGAGCGCATTGGCCGGGACTCGGCATATGAACAGGAGGGGAAGGTGCAGTTTGTGATCGATGCGGTGTACGCCATGGCCCATGCCTTACACACCATGCATATTGACCTGTGCCCTGGCTTCATGGGGGTGTGTGACAAAATGGACCCGGTGGAAGGGGCCATGCTGCTCAGATACATCCGTGCTGTGAACTTTAATG GCAGCGCAGGGACCGGCGTGATGTTTAATGAGAATGGAGATGCACCGGGTCGCTATGATATCTTCCAGTACCAGCTGTCAAACACAACGAACCCAGGTTACAAACTCATTGGACAATGGAACAACCACTTGCGACTCAAT ATGGAAGACATGCTGTGGCCTGGAGGTGAACATCAGGTCCCTGACTCCGTCTGCAGCTTCCCATGTGAatcaggagagaggaagaggatggtGAAGGGAGTGCCCTGCTGCTGGCATTGCGAGCTCTGTGACGGGTACCAGTATCTGGCCGACGAGTTCAACTGCGACATTTGCCCGTACAACATGCGCCCCAATAAAAACCGCACAGACTGCCGGCCGACGCCCATCATCAAGCTGGAGTGGAGCTCACCCTGGGCCATTATCCCTGTTTTCATCGCCGTTCTGGGCATCTTGGCCACCACCGGAGTCATTGTCACTTTTATCCGCTTCAATGACACGCCCATTGTGCGGGCATCGGGCCGAGAGCTGAGCTACGTGCTGCTGACAGGCATTTTTCTCATCTACCTCATCACCTTTCTCATGATCGCCGAGCCCGGCACGGTGGTGTGTGCCTTCCGGCGGCTCCTGCTTGGCCTGGGCATGTGCATCAGCTACTCGGCCATGCTCACCAAGACCAACCGCATCTACCGCATCTTTGAGCAGGGCAAGAAGTCTGTGACGCCACCCAAATTTATCAGTCCCACCTCTCAGCTCATCATTACATTCATCCTCATCTCTGTCCAG ctctTAGCCATTTTCATCTGGTTTGGGGTTGTTCCCCCTCATTCGTACATCGACTACGAGGAGCTGCGGCCTCCCAACCCAGAGGATGCACGGGGGATTCTGAAGTGTGACATGTCTGACCTGTCTCTCATCAGTTGCCTGAGCTACAGCATGTTCCTCATGGTCACCTGTACTGTCTACGCCATCAAGAGCCGAGGTGTGCCAGAGACCTTCAATGAGGCCAAACCGATCGGTTTCACCATGTACACCACCTGCATCATTTGGCTGGCATTTGTTCCCATTTTCTTTGGAACTGCACAATCTGCTCAAAAG ATGTTCATCCAGACCACCACTCTGACGGTGTCCATGAGCCTCAGTGCTACAGTGTCGTTGGGGATGTTGTACATTCCTAAAGTGTACGTCATCATCTTCCACCCTGAGCAGAACGTGCAGAAACGCAAGCGCAGCTTCAAATCTGTGGCACAGGCCGCCACTGCGTCCTCTCATCTCTCCCAGAAGTCCAACGATAAGCAAAATGGAGAGACTAAAATAGAGCCTGACCGGAGCCA GTAA